One genomic region from Evansella sp. LMS18 encodes:
- a CDS encoding rhodanese-related sulfurtransferase: protein MDNQYRVLLYYKYVNLPEAEEYAQEHLAFCKELGLKGRILIADEGINGTVSGTVEQTDKYMEAMKNDPRFSDMVFKIDEAEGHAFKKMHVRYRPELVTLRLEDDINPLKQTGNYLSPKEFYEQMQDPDTVVIDARNDYEYDIGHFRGAVRPDIHSFRELPQWIKENKEKFEDKKILTYCTGGIRCEKFSGWLKEEGFEDVSQLHGGIVTYGKDPEVQGELWDGKCYVFDERISVPVNQKEHVVVGKDYFTGEPCERYVNCANPECNKQIICTEESEHKHLRACTHECRVHPRNRYIKEHDLSEAEVAERLEKLEESSTV, encoded by the coding sequence ATGGATAATCAATACAGAGTATTGCTTTATTATAAATATGTAAACCTTCCTGAGGCGGAGGAATATGCACAGGAACATTTAGCTTTTTGTAAAGAGCTTGGTTTAAAAGGCAGAATCCTTATTGCTGACGAAGGAATTAACGGAACTGTTTCCGGTACAGTGGAACAGACTGACAAATATATGGAAGCAATGAAAAATGATCCTCGTTTTTCAGATATGGTCTTCAAAATAGATGAAGCGGAAGGACATGCTTTTAAGAAAATGCATGTAAGATACCGCCCTGAGCTTGTAACGCTCCGTCTGGAAGATGACATTAATCCACTCAAACAGACAGGAAACTACTTAAGCCCTAAAGAGTTTTATGAGCAAATGCAGGATCCTGATACTGTGGTTATTGATGCGCGTAATGATTACGAGTACGATATCGGGCATTTCCGGGGAGCTGTGAGACCCGACATCCATTCATTCCGGGAGCTTCCGCAATGGATCAAGGAAAATAAAGAGAAATTTGAAGATAAAAAAATCCTTACTTACTGTACGGGAGGCATCCGCTGCGAAAAGTTTTCCGGCTGGCTGAAAGAGGAAGGCTTTGAGGATGTGTCACAGCTGCACGGGGGTATTGTTACGTACGGTAAAGACCCTGAAGTACAGGGAGAACTCTGGGATGGAAAATGCTATGTTTTTGACGAGAGAATCAGCGTTCCGGTAAACCAGAAGGAACATGTGGTAGTCGGCAAGGATTACTTCACCGGTGAACCATGTGAGCGATATGTAAACTGTGCGAACCCTGAGTGCAACAAACAAATCATCTGTACAGAAGAATCCGAGCATAAGCATCTGAGAGCATGTACACACGAATGCCGCGTGCACCCAAGGAACCGTTATATAAAAGAGCATGACCTGAGTGAAGCGGAAGTAGCAGAGAGACTTGAAAAATTAGAGGAATCAAGCACAGTCTGA
- a CDS encoding FAD-binding oxidoreductase, whose protein sequence is MASKTAGYIEELKSIISEDQISVNETILEQHSKDEGYSPPSLPDAVVFPHSAEEVSRITAFANENKIPIVPFGLGTSLEGHAIPYHGGISLDLSRMNKILEVMDKDFLVKVQPGVTRNQLNKELKKYGLFFSVDPGADATLGGMAATNASGTTSVKYGIMRDQIRDLEVVLANGGVIHTGTLAAKSSSGYSLNGLITGSEGTLGVITELTLKVYGIPETIVAGRATFPSVENAVDAVGKIMSAGVPMARIEFVDARSIRQVNKYSEVDYEELPTLFLEFHGNQAGLAQDVEFTKEIVAELGCKDIQFETDTKGRNKLWEARHNLAYSFIHGFPGKKLMGTDVCLPLSELTGAILDARKGADELGLDGAIQGHVGDGNFHVLLMVDMKEKDSIRKAEEFNERIVNYALERGGTCTGEHGVGRGKIKYQLKEHGSAYEVMKAIKQALDPNGIMNPGKIFSG, encoded by the coding sequence ATGGCTTCTAAAACAGCAGGTTATATAGAAGAACTTAAAAGTATAATCTCAGAGGACCAGATATCTGTTAACGAAACTATCCTGGAGCAGCACAGCAAGGATGAAGGTTACAGTCCGCCATCACTTCCGGATGCGGTTGTGTTTCCTCACTCTGCCGAGGAAGTGAGCAGGATTACAGCCTTCGCTAACGAAAATAAAATACCGATTGTTCCGTTTGGCCTTGGGACAAGTCTGGAGGGACACGCCATTCCATATCATGGAGGCATTTCCCTCGATTTGTCGCGTATGAACAAGATTCTTGAAGTGATGGACAAGGATTTTCTCGTTAAAGTACAGCCTGGAGTTACGAGAAATCAATTAAACAAAGAACTGAAAAAATATGGCTTGTTTTTTTCGGTGGATCCAGGCGCAGACGCCACACTCGGCGGTATGGCCGCTACCAACGCGAGTGGCACAACTTCCGTGAAATACGGAATAATGCGTGATCAGATTAGGGATCTGGAAGTAGTTTTAGCTAACGGGGGAGTGATACACACAGGAACCCTGGCGGCAAAGTCCTCCTCCGGCTACAGCCTGAACGGACTCATAACGGGTTCAGAGGGTACTCTCGGTGTTATAACGGAACTGACCCTGAAGGTTTATGGAATACCTGAAACGATAGTTGCTGGAAGAGCAACTTTTCCTTCCGTAGAAAATGCTGTGGATGCAGTTGGAAAAATCATGTCGGCCGGTGTTCCAATGGCCAGAATCGAGTTTGTGGATGCCCGTTCGATCCGCCAGGTTAATAAGTACAGTGAAGTGGATTATGAAGAGCTGCCAACGCTGTTTCTTGAATTTCACGGGAATCAAGCCGGACTGGCGCAGGATGTGGAGTTTACAAAAGAGATAGTCGCAGAGCTTGGCTGTAAAGATATTCAGTTTGAAACAGATACGAAAGGGCGAAACAAGCTCTGGGAAGCGCGGCATAATCTCGCTTATTCCTTTATTCATGGATTTCCCGGCAAAAAACTGATGGGCACCGATGTTTGCCTGCCCCTTTCTGAACTTACAGGTGCAATCCTCGATGCGAGAAAAGGAGCCGATGAGCTTGGCCTTGACGGGGCCATTCAGGGACATGTTGGAGACGGCAACTTTCACGTTCTGCTGATGGTAGATATGAAGGAGAAAGATTCTATCAGAAAAGCAGAAGAATTCAATGAAAGAATTGTTAATTATGCCCTTGAAAGAGGCGGCACTTGTACAGGCGAGCACGGAGTAGGCAGGGGAAAAATAAAGTACCAGCTGAAGGAACATGGCAGTGCTTATGAGGTAATGAAGGCGATAAAGCAGGCACTTGACCCAAACGGCATTATGAATCCAGGCAAGATTTTTTCTGGATAG